The nucleotide sequence GAGCGAGCTTTGGCCGAAATGGCGATCGAGGATCCCACCTTCACCGTGAAGGATGATCCCGAGACCGGGCAGAAGGTCATTTCCGGAATGGGCGAACTGCATCTTGAAGTGCTGGTGGATCGGGTCCGGCGGGAGTTCGGAATCGATGCGCGAATCGGGCAACCGCAGGTCGCCTATCGGGAGACGGTGGGCGGTGTGGCTACCGCGACCGGATTGTTTGACCGGGAGATCGCCGATTTCCAGCACCGCGCCGGCGTGACCCTGGAAGTGTCGCCCGGTGCGCGGTCTTCCGGGTTTGCGTTTGTGGGCACCGATGATTCTGCCGACATCCCGGGCCCGGTGCCGGGGTGGGTGGAGTCCGCCGCCCGCGACTCGCTGACCTCCGGACCTTTCGCCGGATACCCCATGCTCGACATCCGCGTCCGGATCGTGTCGGTAGACCTCTACGGCGACGCCTCCACGGAGATGGCCGTCCGTGGCGCCACTTCCGACGGCTTCCGGCAGGCCGCCACAAGGGCGGAGCCCGTACTTCTGGAACCCGTGGTCCGGCTGGAGGTCATCGCGCCGCAGGAAGCGACCGGTGATGTCATGCGTGATCTCAGCGCACGCAACGCGACGGTCACCGGCATCGAAGCGCGCGGCACCCGTGAGAAGGCGCTGGCCACCGTGCCTCTCTCGCGGATGTTCGGCTACGCAACAGACCTTCGCTCCGCCACGAGAGGGCGCGGGACATTCTCCATGGAAATGTCTCACTACGAACCCGCGACGGAAGCCATGAAGAGGTTTCGCTCCGGCGCGTGACCCCTTACCGAATCAGCACGACGCGAGCCGCGGCTTCTTCTTCGCCCACGCGGAGCCGGGCAAAGTACACCCCCGAGGCCACTGCCCTTCCCGAAGGGTCGGTCCCGTCCCAGGCGCACTCGCGTGATCCTGCCTGTGCCGGTCCGTCGAAGAGGTGCCTCACAAGCCTCCCTGTCGCGTCATAAAGAGCCAGGTGCGCCCGTGCGCCCGCATGCTCTGCCGCGATGTCAAAGACCACAACCGGCGTCGCGCTCCCCGATCCCCGCACGCGGAGGAAGTGGCGATCCGGCACCGTTTCCGGCGCACCGACAACGCCGCTCCCCGCCGTGTAGAGATAGTTCTTCGTCCCGGTGTCCTGCACGCCCGAATACACCAGCACTGCCTCGGAGTGGGTCGTCCCAAGCTGCGGAAGTGCCAGCGTTCCCCGCTGCTGTCCGTCAAGGACCATGTCCACGACTTCCGTCGGATTCGTCGCGTCCAGCAACATGGCACGCACGGAGAAGCGGTTGTTGTCGCTGCCGTCAAAGCCCATGTGCGGAGCCGGACACCCGGTGAATCGTGCGTAGTCCGCGGCCCACGGCTTCACGCGCTGTTCGACCGAATCCACGGGACACGCCGTATGCTGGCCGATCGTGCCGAACGGCGGGAGCGTCTCTCCCACATACCCGAATCGGCCGTCCCCGATCGATGTGTCATCCAGGAAGTTCGCCACAACCCAGTCGCGGAACACCGCCTCAAAGTCCTCGGTGTATCCCTGCGCGGAAAGCACCGCATCAATGCCCGCCGTCGAGTTGGCGGGGTGTGCCACCAGCGAAAGGACCGATGACTGCCCTCCGTACCTCTCGTAGAAGTAGAGGCTGAACAGGTAGCTCTTGATGTAGTCGCGCCAGTACCCGCTGAAGTTCGTCAGGTTCTTGTCCGGGTCTCCCGGGAAATCGGAGATGGTGTCCGGATGCCCGTAGAGCCACATCGCCAACTCGGCCAGTCCCTCGTCCAGCCACGCGTATTCGTCCATGTCGTAGTTGTAGTGAATGAGGTGTTCGAACTCGTGCGCGAGAACCGCGGTAAGAAAGTCCCCCGCCGGATCATGAATGCCACAGTTCATGTACACGACATCGCACTCGTTGGAACTGAACGCACCCATTCCGTCGCACGCCTGATCAAAGCCCCAGAAGAACCCGTCCGACGACACATCAAACTGGTAATACAAGACGAAGATCCGGGGGTTCTAGTCAATGACATCCGGCGGATCGCCGAAGTGGGAGGTGTTCAGGTCCCAGATTCCCTGCGTCGGATAGGGCCCAATGCTCGTGTTGTCGAAGTGCTCGACGATGGAGTCGACCTGCGCCTGAGTCATGTTCACATTCCACTGCGAATCCTCGACGACGATGTAGCAGTTCGCCCCCATTCCACGGACGGTGCAGGGCTGGAGCGTCGCCGTCGGCATTCCCGCAAGGCTCCAGATGTACCAGTCCCAGGTATCGCCGACCTGCGGATTCGGCGGCGGTCCCACGGGTGTCCCTGCGCAGGGAGCGCGAAGCGCCGTCTCCCCCGGGGCGGCCCACGCTTCCTCTCCGACGAACTCGCGCAGTTTGGGGGT is from Gemmatimonadota bacterium and encodes:
- a CDS encoding FlgD immunoglobulin-like domain containing protein, translated to MYYQFDVSSDGFFWGFDQACDGMGAFSSNECDVVYMNCGIHDPAGDFLTAVLAHEFEHLIHYNYDMDEYAWLDEGLAELAMWLYGHPDTISDFPGDPDKNLTNFSGYWRDYIKSYLFSLYFYERYGGQSSVLSLVAHPANSTAGIDAVLSAQGYTEDFEAVFRDWVVANFLDDTSIGDGRFGYVGETLPPFGTIGQHTACPVDSVEQRVKPWAADYARFTGCPAPHMGFDGSDNNRFSVRAMLLDATNPTEVVDMVLDGQQRGTLALPQLGTTHSEAVLVYSGVQDTGTKNYLYTAGSGVVGAPETVPDRHFLRVRGSGSATPVVVFDIAAEHAGARAHLALYDATGRLVRHLFDGPAQAGSRECAWDGTDPSGRAVASGVYFARLRVGEEEAAARVVLIR